AATACGTGATACGCGTTCAACAATATATATTGAATATGTATGAGGAGTTGGTCATGGAACTCAAAGGTAAAGTTGCAATCATTACTGGCGCCAGCAGCGGCATCGGTTGGGCCATCGCGGAAAACTTGCACGAAGCGGGCGTTCAATTGGTGCTGACCGGGCGCCGCGCGGAGCGTCTCGAAGAACTGGCGGCAAACCTGAACGGCGCTATGACCATCGCGGGCGACATCGCCGATGCGGGCATGCCGGGGCGTCTGTTGGACGCGGCCTTGGAGCGTTTCGGGCAATGCGACATCGTGGTGAATAACGCAGGCGTAATGACGGTCGGCCCCATCGAAGACATTGATATTGATGCGGTATGCAAGATGGCGCGGATCAACGTCGAAGCCGTCTACCGGATGGCTTATGTCGCGCTCAAGCACTTTAAATCAACCGGCAGCGGATTTTTGTTGAACCTGTCGAGCATTCTCGGAACCAAGGTGCGTCCCACCACCGGCGCCTACGCGGGTACGAAATACGCCATTGAAGCTTTAACTGAAGCGCTGCGTATGGAACTCGCCAAAACCGATATCGGCATTGCTTGCATCGAGCCGGGTTTAGTGAAGACCGAACTTCATCGCGAATGGGATGTTCACCCGACGGAGGCGCTTGATATCCCCCGGGCGTTAAAGCCGGAAGACATTGCGCGTATGGCGCGTTTTATTTTAGAGCAGCCGTCGCATGTCCGAATTCATCGGTTGTTGACGTTGCCGACAGACCAATCAATATAGGCTAGCGCTTGTCTTTCTCTTGAAAGGCCATCCGGTTTTGTGATGGGTCGGGCGGCGGTCTTTCATTTTCCGGCTGCTCTGTTGTTTGCGTCGCCGTGGGGATGGCCTCAATGGGCTTGGGTTTTAGATCGTCGGGTAGTTCTTCTTCAAGGCGCTTTGCGATATTGGTGAGCGAATTGAGCGCAACGCGCTTTGCTGCAATGATTTTTTCTAATTTCACCACTTCATCGAGTTGATGTGTGACGGTCTTGCGCAACACGTTTATATTCGCCGTCTGAAGCGCGGATATGTTTACGTTATAGCCTATGATGTCTCTTGCGCTGTCTTGTAACAAGTTGATCTGCTGAAGCACTTCTTCTAAAAACTCTGCGTCACCGCTTGATTCGGCGGCGGTTTTGGCGAATTGAAGAATGTACGACTTACATTCTTCCAACACATGAATCTCGATTGACAAAAGCGATTTCCAGCGGTTGACCAAATTGATGCGGGTCAAAAGAACCTGATGCTGATTGGAAACCAGATCGGAAAGGTCGCGAGCAGACGCGCTTTTCAGTTGAGTTGGCGGTTAAATTTTCCATATTCTACTGGAGAGCGCGAGGCATTCATTTTGTCCTGCAAACCAAGGATTTCGCGTATTGATTTTTTGCTTTCCAGTTCCCGAACTCTTCGTTGAAATTTATCAAGATTTGATGCGTATTTATCTGCCGATTGGATGACCTGGTTTGATTGTATCCATTGGATGCGGGTTTCTGCTTTGAGTTGGTTGGCAGAGATTGAAAAATCTTTCATGAAAGTTGATACGATATCAATTTCATGTTTCATCCCGTCGATGATGCGTTGTCCATCTCCATTGGCTAAAGTCTCAAGATGTTTTCGAATATCCACAGGTGTTATTCCTCAAAAAACTTTGACCCATCAATACATGATCATCTTACCTTACTTTTAAGGTGATTGAATAGTCTTTTGTCGGTTTTGCAGTCTATTTGTCTGTAATCGGTTAGTGATAAATGTATCCATAACCTGTAATGCAAAAGGTTACTTATACATTTTGGGTTACAAGGAGAATGGATAAATCCAAATGGACTTATGCGCAATACGGAAGTCATAATTGTAACTTAGATTTATATGAAAGAGTTGATAATTTATTGTCATTGTTCAAGATAGAATTCTTTAAATGTTATAAACATATACTAGATTCAAACTAAGATTAAATGGGTGGATGTAACTCTTTTTTTTCAACATGTTATTTTGGAGCACATTTTGCTCTTCGCTCTTCTCAGTAATAATAATCAGGTGCTTGGAGCCGATTTTATGACGACGCCACAGCATTCAAACCACTCAGGAGAAAAGACATGTTAAGCTGGAAGAACATTAGACTCAGTGGAAAGTTCATCATCGGTTTTGGAGTAGTAATTGTGCTTTTAATCATTGTTGCTGGACGATCCTATTTCGGCGTTAGTGGCATTGTAGACAATGCGAAAGAAGTGATTTCGGGCAATAAACTTAGAGGCGATATTTCTCAGCGGATTGTCGATCACTTAAACTGGGCGTCTGAAGTTAGCGCATTTCTTAACGATGAAAATGTGCATGAACTCAATGTCCAAATTGACCATACTCAATGTGCATTTGGGAAATGGTACGATAGTGAAGAGCGAACTCACGCTGAAGAACTTGTGCCTGAACTCAAACAAACGCTAGCCAACATCAGCGAACCCCATCAGCGCTTGCATGAGTCTGCCGGTAAAATCAAAGCTGTCTATCACGACGCCGATATAGAACTTGGAAACTTTCTACGTGAGATGAAAACGGCCCACTTAACTTGGGCGCATAGAGTCAAAGATGTATTTGTTGACAATACTTTGACTACGATCCAAGCCGAGATGGACCCCCATCAATGCGCATTTGGAAAGTGGCTCTATTCAGCAGAAGTCGAGACGCTCAAGCAACAAGACCCGGCCTTTGCGGCAGCCGTTACGCAAGTATATGAGCCTCATACCAAGTTACATGAAAGCGCAGCCGTTATTCAAGAAATGCTCACGAATGGAAAGAGAAGTGAAGCGGCGGCCTATTACATGGCCAATACTGAAACTGGGGCTAGTCAAACCTTAAGCGCAATTGACAATATTTTAGCGTGGCACGCTCAGAGCGTCGATGGCTTAAACCAAGCGCGCCAAATCTATGCGCAGGAGACCACAACTTCGTTGAATGAAGTTCACGAGTTATTAAATAAAGTGCGCTCGACTGTCGCCGATAACGTGATGACCGATGCGGCGATGTTATCTTTGGCCGGGAGTACGCGCTTGCAAGTCATTGGATTTAGCATCGTAGCCGTCGTTGTCGCAATCATTTTGGCGCTGGTAATCTCGCGTGGAATCGTAAAACCGCTGTTGGTTAACATCAACTTTGCCGAACAAATCGCCAGCGGCGACCTGACTCATGTTCTTGAAGTGGACCGCAAAGATGAATTGGGAACTTTATCATGCAGTTTAAATGATATGTCGACCCGGTTGCGCGACCTGATGGTGAATATTCGCATGGCTTCTGAACAAGTGTCAGCTAGCGCGGAACAGCTATCCGGCTCTTCACAGGAATTAGCGAACTCCACGACCGAACAGGCGGCCAGCCTTGAGGAAACATCATCCGCCGTGGAAGAACTGACCTCATCCATTCAATCCAATGCCGAAAATGCACAAAAGACCAATCGCAATGCGTCAAACTCAGCGCTCGAAGCAGAAAAGGGCGGCGTTGCCGTGTCAGAGACAGTGCAAGCAATGAAAACCATTGCCGAGAAAATCACGGTTATCAATGATATTTCCGACCAAACCAACCTGCTTGCTTTGAACGCCGCCATCGAAGCGGCCCGCGCAGGCGAAATGGGCAAAGGGTTCGCAGTCGTAGCAGTTGAAGTGAGAAAACTGGCTGAACGCAGCCAACTCGCCGCCAAAGAAATTGGCGAACTCGCGACAACCAGTGTTGGCAAAGCGGAGAATGCTGGCAAAGTCATTCAGACTGTCGTCCCCGCCATTCAAGACGCCGCGCGTCTGGTGCAGGAAATTGACGCCGCTTGCGGCGAACAATCCAATGGCGCTATGCAAATTCGTCAGGCGATTGAACAATTGAATGCAGTCACTCAACAAAATTCCGCAGCGAGTGAAGAAGCGGCTTCCGCAAGTGAAGAACTGAATGCGCAAGCGCTTCAGCTGCAGGATATGATTGCTTACTTCCGCGTGAATGAGAGCGAACTGGCGAGTGGGGCCACTCCGAGCGCACCTTCTCCGGTTGTAAAACAATCTCCACTCAATGGCAAGCCGACGGCCTCAGTAAATCGCTTGCAAGAAGTGTTTGAAAAAACCGAGGAATTTCAGCCGATTCAATAACAACACAACTGAAAATTATCGTCTGTAAAATGCGCCTACTTTTACACAAAGTGGGCGCTTTTTTTTATTAACGCTGACATCCTTCTATAAATCGCTTATATTAGTTATGTTAGGTGATTATGAGCGAGATGAGTGACAGATTGAATTAAAGGGGATTTTAACCAGTGTATTTTTCTTCTCTAAAGCGTGTATTTATATCTACTTTTTTATTGATTGCGGCGGTCAGCGTTTATGGCGACGTCATCATCAACGAAATAATGTACAATCCTCGCAGCAACGGCAATGACGCGGAATATGTCGAATTATATAACCGTTCAGATTCTGCGGTCGATCTGTCTGGCTGGCAGTTCAGCGACGGCATCAGTTTCACTTTCCCTTTGGGAACGCAAATCGCCGCGAAGAGATATATCGTCGTTTGCCGCAATGAATTGTTCGTCCGTGATTTTTACCGACTTGATCCGGCAATGGCGACGCTGGGGAATTATGCGCCGTCGGGTCTCTCAAATAGCGGTGAGACGCTTACGCTGCGCGATATCAACGGCTTGCTGATTGACCGCGTAGAATATAATGATGCAGCGCCCTGGCCGACTCCGGCTGATGGCAACGGTTCGTCGCTGGAGTTAATGCACCCGCAGACGGACAACTCAAACGCGACCTATTGGGCGCCCAGCATCCGTCCCACTCCAGGCCAGGCGAACAGCCAACTGCTTAGCAGCATCCCGCCGCGCTTCGTTTCGATCCAGCGTACGCCGCAAATTCCCGGCTCCGATTCGCCGATTTCTGTTGTTGTTCAATTTGAAGAAGGCGATGTGTTGCAAGAGGCGACCCTTTCATACATCGTCAACAACGGCAGCCAACAAAATGTTCCCATGCAAGCGAACGGCAACGTGTTTAACGGCGAGATTCCCGCGCAGGCCGACGGCGCGTTTGTTGAATATTGGGTCACGGTGATTAGCGAACAAGGCTTTGGGTTAACGCTGCCAGTGGGGACGGTTGAAAACCGTTACGTCTATCGCGTCATGCAGGCATTGCCCGAACCCGGTTCGGTTGTCATTAACGAAGTGATGTATAACAATCCGGTCGCATTTGAAGACGACCGCGAGTTTATCGAGTTATTCAACCCCGGCGCTGCAACGATTGATTTATCATTTTGGAAATTGCGCGACAGTAACGACGATAATTTTTATACGCTTCCTGTTGGAACCAGCATTGCCGCCAATGGATTTCTTGTCATTTCCAAGCGCAAAGAGGCTGGATGGCCTGACCCTGTTCTAGAGAATTTATCATTCTCATTCGGCGACAACGGCGATGAAGTGCGCCTGTTTGATCCCAATGACCGTTTAATTGCCAAGGTTGAATAT
This portion of the Candidatus Hinthialibacter antarcticus genome encodes:
- a CDS encoding SDR family oxidoreductase, which encodes MELKGKVAIITGASSGIGWAIAENLHEAGVQLVLTGRRAERLEELAANLNGAMTIAGDIADAGMPGRLLDAALERFGQCDIVVNNAGVMTVGPIEDIDIDAVCKMARINVEAVYRMAYVALKHFKSTGSGFLLNLSSILGTKVRPTTGAYAGTKYAIEALTEALRMELAKTDIGIACIEPGLVKTELHREWDVHPTEALDIPRALKPEDIARMARFILEQPSHVRIHRLLTLPTDQSI
- a CDS encoding methyl-accepting chemotaxis protein, with the protein product MLSWKNIRLSGKFIIGFGVVIVLLIIVAGRSYFGVSGIVDNAKEVISGNKLRGDISQRIVDHLNWASEVSAFLNDENVHELNVQIDHTQCAFGKWYDSEERTHAEELVPELKQTLANISEPHQRLHESAGKIKAVYHDADIELGNFLREMKTAHLTWAHRVKDVFVDNTLTTIQAEMDPHQCAFGKWLYSAEVETLKQQDPAFAAAVTQVYEPHTKLHESAAVIQEMLTNGKRSEAAAYYMANTETGASQTLSAIDNILAWHAQSVDGLNQARQIYAQETTTSLNEVHELLNKVRSTVADNVMTDAAMLSLAGSTRLQVIGFSIVAVVVAIILALVISRGIVKPLLVNINFAEQIASGDLTHVLEVDRKDELGTLSCSLNDMSTRLRDLMVNIRMASEQVSASAEQLSGSSQELANSTTEQAASLEETSSAVEELTSSIQSNAENAQKTNRNASNSALEAEKGGVAVSETVQAMKTIAEKITVINDISDQTNLLALNAAIEAARAGEMGKGFAVVAVEVRKLAERSQLAAKEIGELATTSVGKAENAGKVIQTVVPAIQDAARLVQEIDAACGEQSNGAMQIRQAIEQLNAVTQQNSAASEEAASASEELNAQALQLQDMIAYFRVNESELASGATPSAPSPVVKQSPLNGKPTASVNRLQEVFEKTEEFQPIQ